The following proteins are co-located in the Roseovarius arcticus genome:
- a CDS encoding cobalamin biosynthesis protein CobQ, with protein sequence MNTPSHMLLGAAVFARPMAPTVLVAALLGGLAPDVPMFVMVFWSTRLLGIPEHEVFGQLYFSDVWQAIFAIDHGFFVWGSLFGLAVWRGSILLRAFAGSGVLHAFADFLTHHDDARRQFWPLTDWVFRSPISYWDTRYYGSIFTMFEFGLVLVLTCFLLWRLRSPLERILVLAVSAPVILSVLLTGTFHGLHGMG encoded by the coding sequence GCTCCAACGGTCCTTGTGGCTGCATTGCTTGGCGGGCTCGCGCCGGACGTTCCCATGTTCGTGATGGTGTTTTGGAGCACGCGGCTTTTAGGGATTCCCGAGCATGAGGTGTTCGGGCAGCTCTACTTTTCAGATGTCTGGCAAGCCATCTTCGCCATTGATCACGGGTTCTTCGTCTGGGGTAGTCTGTTCGGTCTTGCGGTCTGGCGCGGATCAATCCTATTGCGCGCCTTCGCAGGCTCAGGAGTGCTGCACGCCTTCGCGGATTTTCTGACTCATCACGATGACGCGCGCCGCCAGTTCTGGCCACTCACGGATTGGGTATTCCGAAGCCCAATTAGCTATTGGGACACAAGGTACTACGGCAGCATTTTTACGATGTTCGAGTTCGGTTTGGTGCTTGTACTCACCTGTTTCCTGCTGTGGCGGCTCCGTAGTCCCCTAGAACGCATCTTGGTGCTGGCAGTTTCAGCGCCGGTTATTCTGTCAGTTCTTCTGACGGGGACCTTTCACGGACTTCACGGCATGGGCTGA
- a CDS encoding heavy-metal-associated domain-containing protein — protein sequence MTRFDVPEMSCGHCTAAIEKAIKAIDPTAKVTCDTDARKVDVESILNARALTEAIRSAGYDVTTVASI from the coding sequence ATGACCAGATTCGATGTTCCCGAGATGAGCTGCGGGCACTGCACAGCGGCGATTGAAAAGGCAATCAAGGCGATAGACCCGACCGCAAAAGTGACCTGCGATACCGACGCGCGTAAAGTCGACGTCGAAAGTATTCTGAACGCGCGCGCCCTGACCGAGGCGATCCGGAGTGCCGGGTATGACGTCACGACAGTCGCGTCGATCTGA
- a CDS encoding NAD(P)/FAD-dependent oxidoreductase, with translation MKDCIIVGGGPAGLTTALYLARFLRSVMVFDAEEGRARMIPETHNLSPFPDGISGRALLDRMRSHAELYGAEIITETVSTVEKKDDVFHVTTDYRVEVAHNIIFASGVVNRRPPLSSSSHDQGLKRGLIRYCPVCDAYEIRGKRVAVLGNGAHGFAEARFLRDYSPTVTLVPPDGSRAKAKDGIGVLESPMKSLALSDAHVIVTLEGGETRHFDTLYVALGTTACSDLADRLGVHLSEDRCVVSDAKQKTSIERVYAIGDVTDGLDQIASAMGQAALAATAIHNDLPRRILG, from the coding sequence ATGAAAGACTGCATCATCGTGGGTGGCGGCCCTGCGGGACTAACCACCGCGCTTTATCTTGCTCGATTCCTCCGCAGCGTCATGGTTTTTGACGCAGAGGAAGGACGGGCTCGGATGATCCCGGAAACGCACAATCTGTCGCCCTTCCCAGACGGAATTTCAGGTCGTGCTCTGCTTGATCGGATGCGGTCTCATGCCGAACTCTATGGTGCCGAGATTATAACTGAGACGGTCAGCACGGTTGAAAAGAAAGACGATGTGTTCCACGTCACGACCGATTACCGGGTCGAGGTCGCGCATAATATCATCTTCGCCTCCGGAGTCGTTAACCGTCGCCCGCCGCTGTCGAGCAGCAGCCACGATCAGGGTTTAAAGCGAGGGTTGATCCGCTATTGCCCCGTCTGCGATGCTTATGAGATCCGTGGCAAGCGTGTCGCCGTCCTCGGCAATGGTGCGCATGGATTTGCCGAGGCGCGCTTCCTTCGCGACTATTCCCCAACGGTTACGTTGGTCCCGCCTGACGGCTCTCGGGCCAAGGCAAAGGACGGTATAGGCGTTCTGGAGTCACCAATGAAAAGTTTGGCGTTGTCAGACGCGCATGTCATCGTCACGCTTGAAGGTGGCGAGACACGGCACTTTGACACGCTCTATGTCGCGTTGGGGACGACAGCATGTTCAGATCTCGCGGACAGGCTTGGCGTCCATCTTAGTGAAGACCGTTGCGTTGTCAGTGACGCCAAGCAGAAGACCAGCATTGAAAGGGTTTACGCTATTGGGGATGTTACAGACGGGCTTGATCAAATCGCAAGTGCGATGGGCCAGGCCGCCTTGGCCGCAACGGCGATCCACAACGATCTGCCAAGGAGAATACTTGGATAG
- a CDS encoding EF-hand domain-containing protein: MSQRFILTLSLAAATALGGAAYAQNSHGHGAKAKPADGGMMMQGGGSGMMGDMSGMMQKMHQMHGDKMGGMGSGMMGGAMMQMLDADGDGNVTLEEMREQMQAKLTEYDSDGDGTLSIAEFETLHSAMIREKMVDKFQHLDADGDGAITSDEMTAPAKKMERMQKMHSGMMGQMQGQPGDGQGMGSEMNNADDSGDN; encoded by the coding sequence ATGTCACAACGCTTCATTCTCACCCTCTCGTTAGCTGCCGCAACGGCACTCGGCGGTGCGGCCTATGCGCAAAATAGCCACGGCCACGGCGCGAAAGCAAAGCCCGCTGATGGCGGTATGATGATGCAGGGCGGCGGTTCCGGTATGATGGGCGATATGTCCGGCATGATGCAGAAGATGCACCAGATGCATGGCGACAAGATGGGCGGAATGGGGTCTGGTATGATGGGCGGCGCGATGATGCAGATGCTTGATGCCGACGGCGACGGCAACGTGACACTCGAGGAAATGCGCGAGCAGATGCAGGCCAAGCTGACCGAGTATGACAGCGATGGCGACGGTACATTGTCGATTGCCGAGTTCGAGACGCTGCATAGTGCGATGATCCGCGAGAAAATGGTGGACAAGTTCCAGCATCTTGACGCGGACGGCGACGGCGCCATCACCAGCGACGAAATGACCGCGCCAGCCAAGAAAATGGAGCGGATGCAGAAGATGCATTCCGGCATGATGGGGCAGATGCAAGGTCAGCCCGGCGATGGTCAAGGCATGGGGTCTGAAATGAACAATGCGGACGATTCCGGCGATAATTAA
- a CDS encoding TVP38/TMEM64 family protein — protein MTRRLSMGTTTKVVLVAVIVLTAVSLFFGPLSHLAENLDGERISDWVNAAGAWGPILIIALMTVAIVATPIPSAPIALAAGAAYGHTLGTVYIVIGAELGALVAFWLARFLGRDVLTRWLGDKVDKGWLGSQNALTFTVFASRLMPFISFDIVSYAAGFSRLHFWRFALATLAGIIPASFVLAHFGEEAVSGEPGHAVWAAIGLGALTLTPLVIVAVRDRRRKQLRDD, from the coding sequence ATGACGCGCAGGCTCTCGATGGGAACGACCACAAAAGTGGTCCTTGTAGCTGTCATCGTCCTCACTGCCGTGTCCTTGTTCTTCGGCCCCCTGTCCCATCTTGCCGAGAACCTTGATGGCGAGCGCATATCCGACTGGGTAAACGCCGCGGGCGCGTGGGGCCCAATCCTCATCATTGCCTTGATGACCGTCGCGATTGTCGCGACGCCCATTCCAAGTGCGCCGATCGCTCTGGCCGCCGGTGCCGCATACGGTCATACCTTGGGAACTGTCTATATCGTCATCGGTGCGGAACTCGGCGCATTGGTCGCCTTCTGGCTGGCAAGGTTTCTGGGGCGTGACGTACTGACCCGGTGGTTGGGCGATAAGGTGGACAAGGGCTGGCTTGGGTCTCAGAATGCGCTAACCTTCACGGTTTTTGCCAGCCGATTAATGCCATTCATTTCCTTCGACATTGTCAGCTACGCAGCCGGGTTCAGTCGTCTGCATTTCTGGCGCTTTGCATTGGCGACTCTCGCCGGGATCATTCCGGCCAGTTTTGTTCTGGCCCATTTCGGAGAAGAAGCCGTCAGTGGAGAGCCGGGGCACGCCGTCTGGGCCGCCATCGGCTTGGGTGCGCTGACGCTGACGCCTCTTGTCATCGTTGCGGTAAGGGACCGGCGCAGGAAACAGCTGCGCGATGACTGA
- a CDS encoding RNA polymerase sigma factor, protein MFAEPKLLMTEVSRRGAEAKLIECRKKFLGYLRKRLNSPQDAEDVFHDFCIKVLRSHASIKTGERLDAWLGITLRHTLTDHYRRQGSRNRGAEAYAIEAHIMESRAEESDAPSCSCIAAAMHELPPAQAELLTRLDLQDEPRKQVAADLGVSLNALGVRIHRSRADLKKRIAEICPVCGEGGFMECDCDHSRDVQPLSVPTPSRAEMLRSL, encoded by the coding sequence ATGTTCGCTGAACCAAAACTCCTAATGACGGAGGTCTCGCGCCGTGGCGCCGAGGCAAAGCTTATCGAATGCCGTAAGAAGTTTCTGGGGTATCTTCGCAAACGTCTGAACTCTCCGCAGGACGCCGAGGACGTTTTTCATGACTTCTGCATCAAGGTGCTGCGCAGTCACGCATCTATCAAGACTGGCGAGCGACTGGATGCCTGGCTGGGCATCACCCTGCGGCACACCCTGACCGATCACTATCGGCGCCAAGGGAGCCGTAATCGTGGAGCAGAGGCTTACGCAATCGAGGCCCACATCATGGAATCAAGGGCAGAAGAGTCCGATGCGCCCTCCTGCAGTTGCATAGCTGCAGCCATGCATGAATTGCCGCCTGCACAAGCCGAATTGCTGACACGTCTGGACTTGCAAGATGAGCCGCGCAAGCAGGTCGCGGCTGACCTGGGGGTCAGCCTGAACGCATTGGGCGTACGCATTCATCGCTCACGAGCCGATTTGAAGAAGCGGATCGCGGAGATCTGCCCGGTTTGCGGCGAGGGCGGCTTCATGGAGTGTGACTGTGATCATTCCCGCGACGTCCAGCCCCTGTCGGTCCCAACCCCATCACGGGCTGAAATGCTGCGCAGTTTATGA
- a CDS encoding YncE family protein, which yields MHKTLATAIAALMMTTTMAVAQSIVFVPEGSANTVLMVNAETGEAMKRITGLEAVHGLSGAPGVPYLVAGSYAETDREAIVELTQPEDVSDDEHAAHHAKPADKPIGPADAGISILSILDAASGEILRRIEVPGAVHHTAVSPDGRFAVATHPSGDGISVIDLTTFKLIAFVPTGSIPNYAAFGPDPSLVYVSNAGNGTISEVDLERGIVRRNMVTGSGPEHIVVDADKAVLYAADADAGKVLELSLNDGSVTRSFDIGGELHGLDLSDDRTTLFVAGRGEDKIATVALSTGAIAFAPLSPEPYHLINVPGTGTLYVSSRVEPKVWIVDEATLSAVGEFPVEGEAHQMTVISRDIDG from the coding sequence ATGCACAAGACATTAGCCACCGCAATCGCGGCATTGATGATGACAACTACAATGGCGGTCGCTCAATCCATCGTATTTGTGCCGGAGGGCAGCGCTAACACGGTCCTTATGGTCAACGCTGAAACTGGCGAAGCGATGAAGAGGATTACCGGGCTTGAGGCGGTGCATGGTCTGTCGGGAGCGCCCGGCGTGCCCTATCTTGTCGCGGGCAGCTATGCCGAAACCGATCGCGAGGCGATTGTCGAATTGACCCAGCCCGAAGATGTGTCTGACGACGAACATGCTGCGCACCACGCCAAGCCCGCAGACAAGCCGATCGGCCCGGCTGATGCGGGTATCAGCATTCTGAGTATCTTGGATGCAGCGTCGGGCGAAATCCTTCGCCGGATCGAAGTTCCGGGGGCTGTCCACCATACCGCAGTGTCGCCCGATGGCCGATTTGCTGTGGCGACCCATCCTTCGGGCGACGGGATTTCCGTCATCGACCTTACGACTTTCAAGCTGATAGCTTTCGTACCGACGGGCAGTATTCCTAACTACGCAGCCTTCGGGCCAGACCCGAGCCTTGTTTATGTTTCAAACGCTGGCAACGGAACGATCAGCGAAGTCGATCTTGAACGCGGAATCGTCCGGCGCAACATGGTGACCGGCTCTGGACCCGAACACATCGTCGTCGATGCGGATAAAGCCGTGCTTTACGCCGCCGACGCAGATGCGGGTAAAGTGCTGGAACTATCCCTGAATGACGGCTCCGTCACACGCAGCTTTGACATTGGCGGCGAGTTGCACGGGCTGGATCTGTCGGATGATCGCACGACCTTGTTTGTCGCAGGTCGTGGCGAAGACAAGATTGCGACGGTTGCGCTCTCAACCGGGGCCATCGCGTTCGCGCCCCTGTCCCCGGAGCCATATCATCTCATCAATGTCCCAGGGACGGGCACACTCTATGTCTCATCTCGAGTCGAACCAAAGGTCTGGATTGTCGATGAGGCGACACTGAGTGCCGTGGGCGAATTCCCGGTCGAAGGTGAAGCGCACCAAATGACAGTAATCAGCCGCGATATAGATGGATAA
- a CDS encoding methyltransferase family protein: MNESFNHAGAWGLTLIVAVLVSWFFYRYFAPKNWREWVGAGVVQAFIIALYAEMYGFPLTVYLLVRFFGLDSEYMSASLWSSLVGLGETGMMISMLLGYALAFMGIGLFAQGWRQVHKARGDDRLVTDGLYAYVRHPQYTGLFIALFGEGVVHWPTFFSVGLFPVIVLVYTWLARREEQQVLKQFGEAYRAYQQRVPMFIPRWGRWRQLAAASRDRSDDEAA; this comes from the coding sequence ATGAATGAATCGTTTAACCATGCTGGAGCATGGGGCCTCACACTGATCGTTGCCGTCTTGGTGTCTTGGTTTTTCTATCGCTATTTCGCGCCAAAGAACTGGCGAGAATGGGTCGGCGCTGGGGTGGTTCAGGCTTTTATCATCGCGCTTTATGCAGAAATGTACGGGTTTCCGCTCACCGTCTATCTGCTGGTGCGGTTTTTCGGTCTGGACAGCGAGTATATGAGCGCCAGCCTATGGTCTTCCTTGGTAGGGCTCGGCGAAACCGGCATGATGATCTCAATGTTGCTTGGCTATGCGCTCGCCTTCATGGGTATAGGACTTTTTGCTCAGGGCTGGCGTCAAGTTCACAAGGCGCGAGGCGACGACCGTCTGGTGACAGACGGCTTGTATGCGTATGTGCGACATCCTCAGTACACAGGGCTATTTATTGCTCTGTTTGGAGAAGGCGTGGTCCATTGGCCTACGTTTTTCTCGGTCGGCCTTTTTCCAGTGATCGTGCTTGTTTACACATGGCTGGCTCGGCGTGAGGAACAGCAGGTCCTCAAACAGTTCGGCGAGGCGTACCGCGCCTATCAGCAGCGAGTGCCAATGTTCATCCCTCGTTGGGGTCGTTGGCGTCAACTCGCCGCGGCGTCACGAGATAGGAGTGATGATGAGGCAGCGTGA
- a CDS encoding heavy metal translocating P-type ATPase has product MKTSVIKVGDMLSVWSLDEVESRIGEVPGVESVTVNFAAENATVRYDETRVAVAEIKSTVRELGLQSAKPAEDVAVAEDAPTENRQGHIDERKQDVAVQSVEPKSKADVSTVTRDAHAGHDQHDDSASDSSKHSADKQTDKPKKPSGHEGHESHDKHQGHSPAMFRDRFWLSLTVTVPVVIWSAHIQDLLGYQAPAFPGSGWMPAVLSTAVFLYGGLVFLQGAWQELRDRLPGMMTLISLAITVAFVFSWVVQLGLIDSSALWWELATLVTIMLLGHWIEMRSINQAQGALKELAKLLPDTATRITDAGEEKVNISALQNGDLLLVRPGESVPADGVVRKGTSDIDEAMITGESRPVKKGEGDEVIAATINGEGSLRIEVTGTGDKTKLSGIMRLVADAQTSKSRSQHLADRAARLLTVVAIVAAVVTFAAWQLAGAEIDFSVVRMVTVLVIACPHALGLAVPLVVAISTTLGARNGLLVRDRRGLEEARNLDTVVFDKTGTLTLGEFRIVAMSVAEGLPEDEALRIASGIEAESQHPIARGIVKTAEDKGIAVPSTDGFRAITGKGVAATIDGVEYHMGGPALLKAEKVTVPPALQAASDAAASHGQAAIYLVQNGKALAVYAVADAIRNESREAIEALHERGIEVAMLTGDAQAVADAVAKELGIDTVFAEVLPDDKASKIRELQAQGKKVAMIGDGVNDAPALATADIGIAIGAGADVAVEAGHIVLVRSDPRDIPRIITLSRVTYRKMKQNLWLAAGYNIFAIPLAAGVLAPWGILLTPAVGAILMSASTVVVAINAQLLKRVKL; this is encoded by the coding sequence ATGAAAACGAGCGTAATCAAAGTGGGCGACATGTTGTCGGTATGGAGCCTCGACGAAGTGGAAAGTCGGATTGGCGAGGTGCCCGGCGTTGAAAGCGTTACGGTGAACTTCGCAGCGGAAAACGCCACGGTCCGCTATGACGAAACCCGCGTTGCGGTTGCCGAAATCAAATCGACTGTGCGCGAGCTTGGCCTGCAATCCGCCAAACCCGCTGAGGATGTGGCCGTTGCCGAAGATGCGCCCACCGAAAATCGTCAAGGCCACATAGACGAGCGCAAACAGGATGTAGCAGTCCAATCCGTCGAGCCGAAGTCAAAAGCCGATGTCTCTACCGTCACGCGCGACGCACATGCAGGGCATGACCAACACGACGACTCGGCGTCGGATTCATCGAAGCATTCAGCTGACAAGCAAACCGACAAGCCGAAAAAACCATCCGGCCATGAGGGCCACGAAAGCCATGACAAGCACCAGGGCCACTCTCCCGCGATGTTCCGGGACCGCTTCTGGCTATCCCTGACTGTCACTGTTCCGGTAGTCATCTGGTCTGCCCACATCCAAGACTTGCTTGGCTACCAAGCCCCGGCATTCCCCGGATCGGGCTGGATGCCGGCTGTGCTCTCTACGGCTGTCTTTCTTTACGGCGGTCTGGTTTTCTTGCAAGGCGCGTGGCAGGAACTGAGAGACCGGCTGCCGGGGATGATGACCCTGATCTCGCTCGCCATCACGGTTGCCTTCGTGTTTTCATGGGTCGTTCAGCTTGGGTTAATTGACTCGAGTGCTTTGTGGTGGGAGTTGGCCACCCTGGTCACGATTATGCTGCTCGGCCACTGGATCGAGATGCGATCCATCAACCAAGCCCAAGGCGCTCTGAAAGAGCTGGCAAAGCTATTGCCTGACACCGCAACGCGGATCACCGATGCGGGCGAGGAAAAGGTTAACATCAGCGCCTTGCAGAACGGTGACCTGCTGTTGGTGCGCCCGGGTGAGAGCGTTCCCGCGGATGGCGTGGTGCGCAAAGGGACAAGCGATATTGACGAGGCGATGATCACTGGTGAATCGAGGCCTGTGAAAAAAGGGGAAGGCGACGAAGTGATCGCCGCTACGATCAACGGCGAGGGGTCCCTGCGCATCGAGGTCACCGGTACGGGCGACAAGACCAAGTTGTCCGGCATCATGCGATTGGTCGCCGATGCGCAGACGTCCAAATCCAGATCACAGCATCTGGCCGACCGCGCAGCCCGGCTTCTGACCGTTGTAGCGATCGTCGCTGCCGTCGTAACTTTCGCCGCGTGGCAACTGGCAGGGGCGGAGATAGACTTTTCTGTGGTGCGGATGGTGACGGTTCTGGTGATCGCCTGCCCGCACGCTCTAGGGTTGGCGGTGCCGCTGGTGGTGGCCATCTCTACGACGCTGGGGGCCCGCAACGGCCTTCTGGTACGGGATCGTCGCGGGCTCGAGGAGGCCCGCAATCTTGATACTGTGGTATTCGACAAGACCGGAACATTGACGCTGGGCGAGTTTCGGATCGTCGCCATGTCCGTCGCGGAAGGCCTGCCGGAGGATGAGGCCCTTCGCATCGCGTCCGGTATTGAAGCCGAGTCCCAGCATCCGATCGCCCGAGGGATCGTGAAGACCGCGGAGGACAAAGGCATCGCGGTCCCGTCAACCGATGGTTTCCGCGCGATCACCGGCAAGGGCGTTGCCGCCACGATCGACGGCGTAGAGTACCATATGGGCGGTCCGGCGCTACTTAAGGCGGAAAAGGTCACTGTTCCACCGGCGCTTCAGGCAGCATCCGATGCGGCGGCAAGCCATGGCCAGGCGGCGATCTATCTCGTCCAGAATGGCAAGGCCCTGGCCGTTTACGCAGTAGCGGACGCGATCCGCAATGAGAGTCGCGAAGCCATCGAGGCTCTGCATGAACGGGGCATTGAGGTCGCCATGCTGACGGGCGACGCACAGGCGGTGGCCGATGCGGTCGCGAAAGAACTTGGCATCGACACCGTGTTCGCGGAAGTGCTGCCCGACGACAAGGCGTCCAAAATTCGTGAGTTACAGGCGCAGGGCAAGAAGGTGGCAATGATCGGAGATGGAGTTAATGACGCACCCGCCCTTGCCACCGCCGATATTGGGATTGCGATCGGCGCTGGGGCTGACGTAGCCGTCGAGGCTGGGCATATCGTGCTGGTGCGATCGGACCCCCGCGACATCCCCCGTATTATCACACTGAGCCGGGTTACATACCGCAAGATGAAGCAGAACCTATGGCTGGCAGCCGGCTACAACATCTTTGCCATTCCGCTTGCCGCCGGTGTACTTGCGCCATGGGGTATCTTGCTCACACCCGCCGTGGGCGCGATACTGATGTCGGCAAGCACGGTCGTGGTGGCGATCAACGCGCAACTGTTGAAGCGGGTCAAATTATGA